ATAAAATGATAAGAGTGGTTAATTTATGTACATGATTTGAGCAATCATTAGACCTGAAAAGGTAAATGTGGTTCTAGCGGAACTGCTAGACGTAGGGTTTTCACAAATCACAAAAATGGATGTGTTTGGAAGAGGAAAACAAAAAGGGATAAGAGTAGGGAGTGTAGAATATGATGAGCTTCCTAAAGAGATGCTTATGATTAGAGTTAATAACGAAGATAAGGATGAAGTAATAAAAATAATAATGCAAAATTCTAGAACAGGTAGCAAAGGAACTTTTGGTGACGGTAAGATATTTGTGTTACCAATTAAAGATAGCTATAGGATAAGAGATGGTAAATCAGGTGAAGATGTTCTGTAAGAATATGTGATTTTCAAGTGAAAAGATGTGTGTAAAGTAAATTTAAACTAAAATATTAAAATGATATATGGTGTGTATAGGTGTAAGTCTTATAGGACGAGAAATAATCTTACCTATAGGATTTACATTTTAAAATAGAAAAAAATATATAATTTAATGATAGATAACCTTGAGGAGGCAAATTATTATGAATACTTTAGAAATTACTGAATATATAAATTATAAACAAGAAAAAACTCAAAAACATCCTTGTTTTAGCTGTGATTCTGCTCATAAATATGCAAGGATGCACTTACCAATAGCACCAAAATGCAATATCAGCTGTAATTATTGTTTAAGAAAATATGATTGTATGAATGAAAGCAGACCAGGGGTCACAACCGAGATATTGTCGCCAAAGGAAGCTTTAGCTAAGTATAAGTTTGTTAAATCTAAAATGCCGAATTTAACTGTTGTTGGTATAGCTGGTCCTGGAGATGCTTTAGCTAATTTTGAAGAAGTAAAGGAAACTTTAAGTCTAATTAAAGAATATGATAAAGACGTAACTTTTTGCTTATCAACTAATGGATTAATGTTGCCTTTTCACTGTGAAGAAATTATTGAACTTGGAGTTAGTCATATTACAATAACTATTAATGGAATTAATCCCAATATAACTGCTAAAATTTATAAGTATGTTGATTATTTAGGGGATGTATATACTGGAGTAGCTGGAGCTCAAATACTTTTGGATAATCAATTATCTGGATTAAAATATCTAAGCGAAAGAGGGATAGTATGTAAAGTTAACATAGTTATGCTTAAAGGAATTAATGATAAACATATCGAAGAAACAGTTAAAAAAGTTAAAATGCTCGGCGCCTCAACAACTAATATAATGCAAATGATACCAGTTAAAGGAAGTGTGTTTGAAGAAATGCCCTTGGTTAGCAATAAAGAAATAATGGAGCTCAGGAATGTATGCGAGAAACATTTGCCACAAATGTATCATTGTAAACAATGTAGAGCTGATGCTATTGGAACATTGGATGATGATCAATCTTTGAAATTTGCAAATCACAACAATTCAGAAGAAAAATTAAGATTTGCAATAGCATCAAAAAGTGGTAAAATTGTGGATTTACATTTTGGACATGCTACTGAATTTTATATTTATGATTATGTAAATGATAAAGTTAAATATATTGAAAAAAGAGATGTTGATAAATATTGTAACGGTAAAGATGGTTATGAAGAAACCACAAAATTTGAAAATACTCTAGAGGTTTTATCAGATTGTAATGGCGTAATATCATTAAGGATTGGAAGCAACCCTTCAAATAAATTTCAAAGTAAGGGTATAGAGGTTTTTATGACTTGCGATAGAATTGAAAGTGCAGTAGCAAAAGCAGCAGAATCAATTATAAATGGAATTGAAGTTGAAAATATTCTTAAAGTTTAATATCAAATATAAATTATCAATGTGAAATCGTAAATTAAACATGCTATTCATATAAAATTTATTAAATTTAGATGTACAATAGTAATTAGAACTTATATAATTAATTAAATAACTTGAAAAGTATATGAAATTATTAAAGAATATGGTAATATTATTATAATAGAATAAAAGGTAAAGAAGCCTAAAAATGAACTGATTATAAGGTGATTTTTAGGTTATTTTTATTGGCAAGGGAGCCTATTTAATCTAAAGATTAGTATTAAATAGGTTTTTTCATTTTATTTAAGAAAATTTGAATATAAAAGGGAGTGGAATTAATTATGGAAGAAAGAAAATTAGAAATTGTAGACAAAACTTTAGTTGTGCTTGAATCAATATATGGAGATAATATCAGAAAAAAAATTCCACAGCTGCGAATTTTAATTAAGTTACTGCATGAAATTGGATGTGACTATATAGAGATGACACCTGAATTATATAAGGCTTTGTGTCCATTTCCTGAAAGTATGTATATTAGAATTTACAACAAGTTAAGAGATGTTCAAGGAGGAATAAATATATATGGTAACTTAAATATAGAACTTATGGACAAAGATAGCAATAACTTTAGAATTGTTGGATTAGATGATCTAATATTTTATGATTATAAAAAGATTTTTCTAGAGATAATTAAGAAATTTGGTAATAACATTGAAATGTGTATTAAAAATGAATACAACTCAGCAATAGCTATGAGCTTGGAATGGATTCGTTCTGGAGGAAGAAAAATTACAACAACTTTTTCTGGAATAGGAGGATATGCATCTTTGGAAAGCTTATTAGGATCTCTGGAATTTTTGGAACATATGAAACATGGTGGTAATTATGTGTTATTTCCAGAAGTACTTAAAATCTTCGAAGAAATAACTGAAAATGAAATTAAACCTAATACTCCATTTATAGGAAGAGATATTTTTAACGTAGAATCTGGCATACATGTAAATGGTATTGCAAAGAATCCAAAAACCTATGAACCTTATGATCCTAGTAAAATAGGAAGAATGAGGAAAATAATAATTGGAAAACATTCTGGTATTAGTTCACTGGAAATGAAATTAAAAGAACTGCACATAGAGTATAAAGATAACAATTTAAGCAACATGCTGGAGAAGATTAGAAAAATTTGTACTCAAAAAAAACGTGGACTTAATGATGAAGAATTGAAACAGTTATTTATGAGTTGCGGTAAATGTATTTAGTCAAGTATCATGAAATGAGGTGAAAATATTGAATTTAGAATATATAAATATTGTAGATACAACTTTAAGAGACGGTGAACAAAGTGCAGGGAAAGCCTTTTCTATAGATGAAAAGCTTGAAATAGCTAGATGTATGGATGAAAATGATATATATCAAATAGAAGCTGGAATACCAGCTATGGGGGATTTAGAAAAGGAATGTATTAAACGAATATTGAATATCAGAAAAAAATCATTAATTTCCACATGGAATAGAATGAATATTAAAGATATATCAGATTCAATAGATTGTAAGCCTGATATAATTCATATAAGCGTTCCTACATCAGATATACAAATATTTTCAAACTTAAAGAAAGATAAGAAATGGGTTGAAGATAATCTTAGAGAATGTGTATATTTTGCAAGAAATAAGGGTTATGAGGTAACTATTGGTTTTGAAGATGCCTCAAGAGCTGAAATTAATTATCTTATTAAATTATGTCAAATCATCAAAGAATTTGGGGTCAAAAGAATTAGATATGCTGATACTGTAGGAATATTAACACCATCACTAGTTAAACATACAGTTCCAATCCTAATTGATACAACTGGTATGGAAGTAGAAATTCATGCCCACAATGATTTTGGAATGGCAATTCCTGTTTCAATGGAAGCAGTGAAATGTGGAGCAAACTATGTGAATTGTACCTTAAATGGAATTGGAGAAAGAGCAGGTAATTGTAATTTACAGGACTTTATTAAAGCATTAGATTCATATATAGAAAGAAGTAAAAATCATAAAATTTTTCCATAATAAAGGAAGTTAAATTATGATTGAGAAAGAAATCATAATAATAGATAAAACATTGGTAGTACTAGAGGCATTATACAAAGATAAGCTTATTAAAAAAATACCGCTACTTAGAACTTTAATTAGATTGTTACATGAAATTGGAAGTGATTATGGCGAGGATTAAATGATGAAGAAATTAAACAATTATTTAAAAATTGTGGAGTGCTATGTAAATAATAAAATAAAGTGAACTTATTATAAATGAAGGCAAGGGATAATATTTTAATTTCCTTGCCTTTACTTAGGTTAATAGAAAAACTAATCTTGATGAAAATATTTTGAGCTGTTCCAAGTTATGATATAATTTATTTCAGAAGTGATTAAATTTAATTAATATGTTAATATTATTATAAGAACTGGTGTTTTCATAATAGAGTTTTTTGCTATTCTTAAATTATGATAAACATATGTTGCAGATTATATATTTAGGAGCAAAAGTATGCTAAATGAATTAAATAGTATTTTAGATAATGTAATATATTTAGATATAGAAACAACTGGGCTTGATGAAAAGAGTTCAGAAATCATTGAAATTGGTGCAGTTAAAATCAAAAATGGAATAATATCTACCTATGAGACTTTAATAAGACCAAGGGGAAGAGTTCCTATAAGCATTTATAAATTATGTATAGGTCTAAACGAAACAGATTTATATAATGCAAGACCTATAAGCAGTGTTAAAGAAGAAGTTATAGAATTTTTAGAAGATCTTCCTTTAATTTGCCATAACGGAGGCTTTGAAAGAAAATTCTTAGGATATCATATTCCAGAAATTAAAAATAAAATAATGGATTCATTGGAGCTTGCTGCAATATTAGAGCCATGGCGCAAGGAATTTAATGTCGATGCTTTGTTAAAGGCAATTACTAATCTTAAAAAAAATGAAATTCATAGAGGCTTATCAGATTCAGTTGATACACTTAAAGTAGTAAATTCTCTTCTTTTGAGACAGTGGGCAAGAGAAGAAACCGGAAGAAAGAAAAATAAAACCTTATATGATAGACTGAATAGAGAATATCAATATTTGAATAAATGGATATGGACACAATATTTATTAAAACCTCCCTTTTTAACAGATGAAGATTTTCCATATGTTAATTATGAAGAAAATAAGAAAGAAGAAATTAAACTAAAAAGGCTTTCAATAGATTATTCCTTGTATGAGAATTTACTTGAAAATGAAGAAATTTGGAATAACGGTGGAGACTTTGGTTACCAATATAGAAAGGATCAAAAAGAATTTTCAAAAAAAATAAGGGAAAACTTTGAGAAATCTGAAAGAATATTTATTGAAGCTCCAACAGGTAGTGGTAAAACTTTCGCTTATGTGTTAATCGCAGCCATTGAGACTTATATCAATAAACAGAAAAATAAAAAAGACGATTCTAGTTTTATTATTTCAACAAATACAAAAGAATTACAAAACCAATTAATTGAAAGAGATATACCCACAATTCTTAAGAAGTTAAGATTGGATGATAAGCTAAAATACGGTGCTATGAAAGGCAAGGGAAATTATCTTTGTGTAGATAGATTGAATAAATGTGAAGCTCTTGAATTTGATGAAAAAGGAAATCTAGCCTTATTATTTTTAAGAAGACTTTGTGAAAATGGCGAATATGGAGATATTGAAAATATAAATTATGCTTTGCAGAAACATTTTGAATTAGATAAATACTTAAATGAAGTCAATTGTGACAGTGAACAGTGTAATTTGGATAAATGCCATAAACCTTGCTTTTTAAGAAAAAGATATAATGAGCTTCCACATGAAAATATAACGGTAATAAATCATTCGTTATTATCTTGCTGGCCATATAGTGAAAAAAAGAAAATCAATCATCTTATAATTGATGAGGGACATAATTTGATGGAGAAATGTTATGATTTCTTTGCTGAAGAGTTTTATTCTATTCAATTTTTAGAGTTATTAGATATGATTGAAAAAGGTCATCCAAGTATTATTGCAATGCTTTTAAGTTTAAACGCAAGCTATGGTCATAGAGAAACCATAGAAAAAGATAAGCTAGTTTATCTTGTAAATGATATTGTGATAAATATAAATATTTTAATGAATGATTTTAGAAGTATGAGATTAGTAAGTGGGGAATATAATTTTACTACTGAATTTTTTATTCCAAGAGATGATTTAAAGAATATGACTAAACCTGTTTGGAATGAAATTTCAGCTTTAAAAGAAAGCATATATCCGTTATACAAAATATTAAATGATTATGTGAGTAATATTACCTTAGATGAAGAAACCAATGGTGATAATGATCATAAAAATCTATCAGACTATATTTCAAAGCTTAAAGCTAATTTTGATGTTTTAGATAAGTTTTTAGAAAACTCAGTGTTTTATGCTAAAGTTTTGGAGGTTGATTCTGAATACAAATCCTTTACCTTTAGAAATGTACCCTTAAATGTTGGGGAATTAGTAAATGAACACATGCTTAAAGATGTTAAAAGCACAACATTTTTATCAGCAACGCTTAGAATAGAAAATTCCTTTAATAAGATAAAGAAGCATTTAGGGCAAGAAAAGGCAAAGGAATTTATTATTCCTCCAACCTTTAATTTAAAAAATAGAACAAAAATTTATGCTTTAAATAATGTTGGACGATATGATGAACCAGCATATATTAAAAATATATCTAAATTTATATTTGAAACAGCTCAAAAAATTAATGGACATATTCTTGTTTTATTTAATAATAATGCTCGAAGAACAGCTGTAAATGAAGAATTGGAATTGCTTACAAGGGGAACTAAAATAGAAGTTCATATTAGCAAAAAATCAGTTTCAGCATTAAATGATTCAAATAGACAGGTTATTATTTTAGGGAGCAAAGGATTTTTTGAAGGTATAGATGTACCTGGAGATGCATTAAGTTGTGTAATGCTAGATAAAATACCTAATTATAGTCCTGAATACCCAATTTTAAGGGCAATTACTACTTATCAAAAGAAAAATTATCAAGATGTAAATTACCCTCAAGTTTGTATTAAAGTTAAACAGATTTATGGAAGGCTCATTAGAAGTACTTTTGATTATGGATACTTTATAATATTAGACCCAGGACAAAATGCAAATACGATTCGTAATTTAGAAAGGGACCTTGGAGGACCAAGTATTGAGCATACATCAACACAAAAAGTACTTTCTGAAATGCAATTTGATTATAATAATTGGAAAAGAAGTAATATCAATAATATAATCAATAATATGAAGAAAAATAATAAAAACCTAGTTGAAGATTTTAATAATGAAGCTAAAAAGCATAAATTATTCTGGGAACTTTCGAAAGTAGAAAATGATGAATTTTACTTTGAAAATATGGACTTTAAGTTAAATGGTAAAATAAATTAAAAATAACTGCTTTATCAAGCACAATTAAAAATGCTAATTGCATAGAATTAATTGTGCTTTAAGCATTTTGCCATAAAATGGCATTAGCAGTATGTTCTTAGCTTAATTTTTATAAAATATAATTTTTGAAGACCTATTCAATTTTTATGAAATAAATGGTATAATTTTATTAATAATTAGTATATTTTTAATATATATTTGTATAATTTTAATGGGAGGAGGAGATAATAGTAAAATAAGATTAACTTTTATATGAATTTTTATAAAAAAAGGGAGTGTATTGGGTATGGAAGAGAATGTAAAACAATTATTACAAGAATATAGAAGTACGAAGGAATCATTGGAAAGTGGTCTAAAATGGTTACCTAAAAATGAATATGCTAAATCTAAGATTGAAGTTATCAATATGGTTATAAAAGATTTAGAACAATTGGAAAAAACATTTGCTTAGAATTAAATAATAGTTTTGAGAGAAGTAACTTAAAAATTAAAAGTTATTAATATAAAAACTGCCTCGAAGTGATATGGTATCATTTTGAGGCAGTTTTCTATATTTAATGGAATTTAAAGGAATATCATCCTTTATGTTGAATATTGTATTTAACGGAAGGAGTGTTTTGTATGAATAATATAGAAATTAAGGACTTTTTTTTGGAATGCATTTTTAATTTTTATGATTTTAAATATCAAAATATGGTTAATAAAATAGATTCCTTAAACCTTATAAATGACAAAAGTATTCTTTATGTAAAAGGACTTGGAAATAATGAAGAAATAATGGTTATTTATATCTTCAATGAAGAAAAAGTAATTATGGTTGAATGTGATCCAAAAGAAAATGGACAAATTAATTTTAAGATTACTAAAAAATCATCTATTAAAAACATAACCTTTTCTATAGACAAGGACAACTATTATTCAGTTTCATTAGGTCTAGAAGAAGATATAATTTTTCTTAGCAAAAAAGATGGGTCAAGTGATTACAAATTTTATTATAGAAATGTTATAAAATTAATTGTTGACTACTTAATTAAATAACTTTTAATTTATTTTAAATATTTTTGTTTTGCCTAAAAATATTAATTAATGATATAATAATATCAGTATTTATATTTAGGGGTGAAGTATGCATGGAGGATGTATTAAAAGGTAATATCAAAGAGACAATTAAATTTCTTCCAGAGGAAAAACAAAAGATAATATTACGTTTAACAGAAATATTTGAGGGTGAAGAAGACACTATCCTAGAATACTGTGAGAGAGAATTTATCGATGTAAACTAAATACCAATGTAAATGCAGTCATTAATTTGGCTGTATTTTTTTGTTAATAAAATTTAAGCTAATTCAGTATACTTATATAGTTAAAGCTTCATTACATTCTCTTTTTCAATTTCGTCAAAGTTTTTAATATACTTATCTATAAGGTTGACCATTTCTTTAATCTTTATCAATAAATTGGAGATATTGTAGAAGATTCTCGTATTTTTTGTTATAATTAATTTTATGAAAGAGGTGATGATATGGGATTTAATCAAAAGTCGTGGATTGAAAATTATGTGCAAAGTTTATGTCCCCTAAAAATTACGCGTGAAAAGGTAGATGAAGAAATAAAAAACATAGTAAACTTAATGAATGAATTATTCAATGGTCAAGATATAAGTAAAAAAGTAGAGTTTGTTGAAGGGGATAATTTAATAATATTTCCAGGCAGAAAATCAAATATTTTCATTGTGTATAGTGTTGATGAAAAGAATAACGAATTAAAAATTGTTAGGCATAAAAAGCCAGATTTAAACAGTGAAATTGATAGAGCAACATTAATAAATTGTAAAGTTGAACAATATTTAGTTCAAGACGAACCTTCTATTACAATGGATGAAATAACTTTTGATAACTTAAATGAAGCTATAAATTGTGCATTTAGTAGAATATTAAATTAACTAAAAAATATGTATTTAATAAATATTATAATAAGAACTGCCTTAAAGTGATTTAGTATCATTTTAAGGCAGTCTTCTATTCATATAACAATTATATAAATAAATTATTTATATTTTTTCATATCCATTTTTTCTTGGATATGGTCTAGGCATTCACCAAATCTTTGAAAGTGAACTACTTCTCTTTCTCTTAGAAATGTAAGAATTTCTTTAATCTCTGGTTCATCGGTTAAGTGTATTAAATTCTCATAAGTTGCTCTGGCTTTTTGCTCTGCAGCTAAATCTTCATGTAAATCAGCTATTGGATCGCCTTTTGCTTGAATATATGTGGCAGTCCATGGGTTGCCAGTTGCATCAGTATAAAATAATGCTTTTCTATGATCAGCATAATGGCCAGCAAGGCCTGCCTTTTTAATTTCCTCTATAGTTGCATTTTCCATAAGCTGATATACCATTGTAGCAATAATCTCCACGTGAGCCATTTCTTCTGCTACTATTGCTTAAAGGTAAAACAACTTGCCTTGGACGTTCTTTATCTGATCCAATTAATATAATATCTAAAATTCTTGTTTTACTATCCCAAACAACATATTTAACAAGACTTCTAATTAATCTTTTCCTGTCTTCAAACTTTTCGGTAAAATCATAGAACTTTTGGAAATTATCCAAAGTAGTTAATATTTCATCTAAAGATTCATAAGTTGAAGCAATGCTATCATTAGCTAATGATAATTCATTAATTAATGAAGTAAGTTCATTATTTCTATCAGTAAGCTTTTTTATTTCAGTTTTGAATGGTTCAAGCAATTCAGGATCATTATCTAGATATACCATTTTCATTACTAAGTTACTAATAGACTTTTTATTGCTTTCAATTTCCTTTGTGAAGTTTGCAATTTGAGCTTTGTTACTAATTTTAACTACATTTTTCTTTTTTAGTTTCTCATAATTTTTAATTATATCATTATGAGTTAAGGATTTTAGTGTATTAACAACAAAATCTTCAGCATCATAAGCATTTAGAGCATCGTTAGTACATCTATTTGCATTTGAATTTCTTGAATTACAAGAATAATATCTGTAAGCATATTTACTACTTAAATTTTGCCTTGGAGCCATGGCTGATTCACATTCTTTACATACAACTAATCCAGATAACAAAGCCTGCTGGCTTGTACCTTTTCTGTTAGAAGAATTAATATCTTTTATTTCATTTGCGATATGCTGACACCTAATCCATGTATCGCTAGCAATAATTCCAGGATGTTCACCAACGGATATAATCCAATTTTCTATAGGAGCAAAACTTCCTTTTTCAGTTCGTCTATTATAGGCCATAACACCATTAATACCATTTATTTTTTCATATCCAAATACTTCAGCGCCATGCTTTTTTAAATAATCCAATATATTTTTATCTGCAACTGAGTAAGTGGGATTATCAATAGTTTGTTTAACTAAGTTTCTTGAGAAAAGAGAACCCTTTCTACTATAAATTCCTTGATCTTCTAATAACCTGCTTACTTTTTGATAACTTTTGTATTTCATGAATAGCTCATAAACAAGCTTAGGAATTTCACATTCATTAGGGTTAATTTGAAGAATATGCTTTTTTCTATTTTTTCCATTAGAATCGTTATTCTCAACTTCAATAGATTCATAACCAAGTGGAGGAGGACCACCAAGCCATCGTCCAGTCTTGGATAATTCTCTTAAATTATCTTTTATACGTTCTGCAATAGTCTCTCTTTCAAGCTGAGCAAAAGTAGCAGAAATATTCATCATAGCTCTACCCATAGCAGAAGAAGTATCAAATTGCTCTCTAATTGAAATAAATGCAGTATCATATTTATTCAGTATTTCTATAGTGCTTGCAAAATCAGCAACATTTCTAGATATTCTATCAAGCCTATAACAAATAAGATGAGTAAATTTCTTAGCTTTTACGTCTCTCATAAGTTTCTGGAATTTTGGCCTATTTGTATTACCGCCAGAAAATCCTTCATCCTCATAAATTTCATAATCATCTATACCAATATTTTTAGCATATTGTATACACATATGAATTTGATTTTCTATTGAGTCTCCTTTCTCTGTAAATTTACTTTTACGAGAATAGATTGCTGCTTTCAATATGAATCAATCCTTTCTAGAGTTTATAGTAATTAAGTTAAAATACATATCTATATATAGCTATCTTATTATTACGGAGATAGATAAATTCTTAAATATAGGTAGTGAGTTAATTTAATATTTTGGTTAAGAGTTATTGAGAATATTATAGCATAATTCGAGCTAAGAACCGAATATATGTTTGCAAATATATTTAAGAAAAATTATAGTTTATAAAATGGCTAAAAATAAAGGTGATTTGGAATGATTGTAGAAATATATATACAAGGAAGTAAGCAATTGGAAGGATTGGATTAATGTGAATAATATTTTAATAAAAGATATAGTTGAAAAATTAAATTCAGATGTAGTATGTGATGAGCATATAGTAAAATTAGAGAAGATTAATAGCACAGAAAATGTGGAGTGCGAAATTTTAGAAAAGTACATAAACCTATTTAAAGAAAAAAAAATTAATATAACAAAAGAGAATATTGATAAAATTAACAACATTCTATGTATAGATGATGATGGTAGTGAAGAAAATTTAGAAACGGATTTATTAAAATATATAAATATAAATGATAGCAAAATATATTTCTATTCATTTCAAGGGTTTAGCAAGGAATTTTTAAGTGCATATAAAAAAATGAAAAAATGCTCATTTTTAAGATATTTGTTTGATGCATATTTTGAAGATTATAATGAAATAAAAAATATCCAAGATTATATTTCTGTTCAGTTAAGAGAATAT
The window above is part of the Clostridium saccharoperbutylacetonicum N1-4(HMT) genome. Proteins encoded here:
- a CDS encoding P-II family nitrogen regulator — its product is MIRPEKVNVVLAELLDVGFSQITKMDVFGRGKQKGIRVGSVEYDELPKEMLMIRVNNEDKDEVIKIIMQNSRTGSKGTFGDGKIFVLPIKDSYRIRDGKSGEDVL
- a CDS encoding homocitrate synthase/isopropylmalate synthase family protein, with amino-acid sequence MEERKLEIVDKTLVVLESIYGDNIRKKIPQLRILIKLLHEIGCDYIEMTPELYKALCPFPESMYIRIYNKLRDVQGGINIYGNLNIELMDKDSNNFRIVGLDDLIFYDYKKIFLEIIKKFGNNIEMCIKNEYNSAIAMSLEWIRSGGRKITTTFSGIGGYASLESLLGSLEFLEHMKHGGNYVLFPEVLKIFEEITENEIKPNTPFIGRDIFNVESGIHVNGIAKNPKTYEPYDPSKIGRMRKIIIGKHSGISSLEMKLKELHIEYKDNNLSNMLEKIRKICTQKKRGLNDEELKQLFMSCGKCI
- a CDS encoding nifV-ALPHA: homocitrate synthase subunit alpha — protein: MNLEYINIVDTTLRDGEQSAGKAFSIDEKLEIARCMDENDIYQIEAGIPAMGDLEKECIKRILNIRKKSLISTWNRMNIKDISDSIDCKPDIIHISVPTSDIQIFSNLKKDKKWVEDNLRECVYFARNKGYEVTIGFEDASRAEINYLIKLCQIIKEFGVKRIRYADTVGILTPSLVKHTVPILIDTTGMEVEIHAHNDFGMAIPVSMEAVKCGANYVNCTLNGIGERAGNCNLQDFIKALDSYIERSKNHKIFP
- a CDS encoding helicase C-terminal domain-containing protein, producing MLNELNSILDNVIYLDIETTGLDEKSSEIIEIGAVKIKNGIISTYETLIRPRGRVPISIYKLCIGLNETDLYNARPISSVKEEVIEFLEDLPLICHNGGFERKFLGYHIPEIKNKIMDSLELAAILEPWRKEFNVDALLKAITNLKKNEIHRGLSDSVDTLKVVNSLLLRQWAREETGRKKNKTLYDRLNREYQYLNKWIWTQYLLKPPFLTDEDFPYVNYEENKKEEIKLKRLSIDYSLYENLLENEEIWNNGGDFGYQYRKDQKEFSKKIRENFEKSERIFIEAPTGSGKTFAYVLIAAIETYINKQKNKKDDSSFIISTNTKELQNQLIERDIPTILKKLRLDDKLKYGAMKGKGNYLCVDRLNKCEALEFDEKGNLALLFLRRLCENGEYGDIENINYALQKHFELDKYLNEVNCDSEQCNLDKCHKPCFLRKRYNELPHENITVINHSLLSCWPYSEKKKINHLIIDEGHNLMEKCYDFFAEEFYSIQFLELLDMIEKGHPSIIAMLLSLNASYGHRETIEKDKLVYLVNDIVININILMNDFRSMRLVSGEYNFTTEFFIPRDDLKNMTKPVWNEISALKESIYPLYKILNDYVSNITLDEETNGDNDHKNLSDYISKLKANFDVLDKFLENSVFYAKVLEVDSEYKSFTFRNVPLNVGELVNEHMLKDVKSTTFLSATLRIENSFNKIKKHLGQEKAKEFIIPPTFNLKNRTKIYALNNVGRYDEPAYIKNISKFIFETAQKINGHILVLFNNNARRTAVNEELELLTRGTKIEVHISKKSVSALNDSNRQVIILGSKGFFEGIDVPGDALSCVMLDKIPNYSPEYPILRAITTYQKKNYQDVNYPQVCIKVKQIYGRLIRSTFDYGYFIILDPGQNANTIRNLERDLGGPSIEHTSTQKVLSEMQFDYNNWKRSNINNIINNMKKNNKNLVEDFNNEAKKHKLFWELSKVENDEFYFENMDFKLNGKIN
- a CDS encoding recombinase family protein yields the protein MKAAIYSRKSKFTEKGDSIENQIHMCIQYAKNIGIDDYEIYEDEGFSGGNTNRPKFQKLMRDVKAKKFTHLICYRLDRISRNVADFASTIEILNKYDTAFISIREQFDTSSAMGRAMMNISATFAQLERETIAERIKDNLRELSKTGRWLGGPPPLGYESIEVENNDSNGKNRKKHILQINPNECEIPKLVYELFMKYKSYQKVSRLLEDQGIYSRKGSLFSRNLVKQTIDNPTYSVADKNILDYLKKHGAEVFGYEKINGINGVMAYNRRTEKGSFAPIENWIISVGEHPGIIASDTWIRCQHIANEIKDINSSNRKGTSQQALLSGLVVCKECESAMAPRQNLSSKYAYRYYSCNSRNSNANRCTNDALNAYDAEDFVVNTLKSLTHNDIIKNYEKLKKKNVVKISNKAQIANFTKEIESNKKSISNLVMKMVYLDNDPELLEPFKTEIKKLTDRNNELTSLINELSLANDSIASTYESLDEILTTLDNFQKFYDFTEKFEDRKRLIRSLVKYVVWDSKTRILDIILIGSDKERPRQVVLPLSNSSRRNGSRGDYCYNGISAYGKCNYRGN